A window of Coraliomargarita sinensis genomic DNA:
CAGAAACTTGCGGCCAAGCAGGCCGGCAAGGAGCCAATCACCTGCCGCCCGGTCGAAGCCCCCGGAGCTGAGCACAAGCACATGGACGACCTGAAGAAGGAGCTTGAGGCCAAGAACTTCCCAAGCGATCCCGAGCACTGCGTCATTCACGCCATGTTCCCGCCACAACTTGAAGCTCACCTCAAGGGCACGAACAAGCCGAAGCCGGTCGCCAAACCTGCAGAAACACCAAAACCGACCCCGGCACCTGAAACGGCCACAAGCGCCGGACCGCAGAAGCGATACGGTCTCACGATCAATGGCAAACGTATTGAGGTCGGCGTCGAGGAAGTGATCTAGTGTCACCTAAGCGGAAGCGCTTCGGCTGCGTTGAAGACTTACTGACCAAAGCGTAAGCGCTTCGGCTACAAGATACTACTACCTACTGACCAAAGCGGAAGCGCTTCGGCGACAAGATACTGCGCTCGGGCTCAGGCATGGTGGACAGGAATGTCCACACTCCGTTTTGATCAGCCTTCTTCCGGCTTGAAGATCCGGAAACTGACGGGCTGCCCCACAACGGCACCTTCTGCGGCCAGAGCCTCCTTGGCACTTTGCATGGCCGCCTCGCTGATCTTGTGGGTGGTCACCATGACTGTAGCCATGCCGTCCCCGAACTCCTTCTGGTTCACCGAGGAAATGCTAATGTGTTCCCGGGCCATGATATCGGTGACTTTAGCCAATACCCCTTCCTCGTCCCTGACGCTTATGCGGACATAATAACAGCCTTTAAGGTCTTCAGCCTTGGACAATTCCAAGCCTTCGGCGAGTTGGGCATAAAGTTCCTCATCCTCTTTGGAGATCGCCTGTGGCGGTGCGCCACGGAGCATGAAGACCGCATCTGAGATGTCACTGATCACGGAACTGGAAGTCGCATCCTGCCCCGCACCGCGGCCAATCAAAAAGGTCGTGCCAACCACATCCCCGGTCACACTGACGCCATTGTAAACACCATCCACCCCAGCGATGACTTCTTTCTTGGCAATCAAGGCCGGGTGCAGGCGAACGGACAATTGATTGGCCTCGAAATCGCGCTTAATCACCGCAAGCAATTTGATCTTAAATCCGAGCTGCCCGGCGATCTCGATATCATCGGTGGTGATCTTACGAATCCCCTCGCAGATTATATCCTCGAGCTTCACCCATTTGCCGTGGGCCAGATAAGTCAGAATGACGGTTTTATGGGCCGCATCAATTCCATCAAGATCGAGTGCTTCATCCGCCTCGACATAACCGAGCCGTCGGGCATCCACCAGCGTCTCTTCGAAGCTGATGCCCTCCCGCTCCATTCGTGTCAGGATGTAGTTGGAGGTGCCGTTGAGAATGCCGTAGATGAGGCTAAAGCGATTGGCCACCAGAGCTTCACGTATGGTCTTGATAATCGGGATCCCACCGGCCACCGACGCTTCGAAAAAGTAGTGCGCTCCATTCTCCCGGGCGATACGGAAGAGTTCTTCACCGTGCTCACAAATCAGGGCTTTATTGGCACTGACCACAATCTTGCCCCGTTCGAGCGCACGGCGCGTCAGATCCAGCGCTTCCTTCGTCCCGCCCATTAATTCGCAGACAATATCAATCTCCGGGTTATCCACAACCCGGGCCGCATCGGTTGTCAGCAGTGATTCCGAGACCTCGACTTCGCGCTTACGGGCGAGATCCTTGACCATAATATCGGAAATGACCAACTCGGCACCGAGACGATATTCGAGGGCCTCACGGTTCCTTTCAATATTCTTCCAGACCCCCTGCCCCACGATACCGAAACCAAGCAGTCCGATACGAATTTTGCGTTTTTCTGACATTATTTTTTAAAGCTGTTTTCTTTACCTTGCAGCAGGCGCCTGACGTTGGAGCGGTGACGGAAAAAGATGAGGATGCAGAGCATCAGGGAGAGAGTAAAGCGCGGGTCGGCCGAGCCGTAGAGGTTTAACGCACTGATCGGCAGGCTGAACGCAAAGAGGATCGAGGCGAGCGCAACAAACTTCGTCAGGTAGAAGGCGACCACCCAAACCAGCAAGCCGATCAACAAGCTAAGCGGCATGATGGCCAGCAGCCCACCCATGGTCGTGGCCACGCCTTTGCCCCCGCGGAACTTCAGAAATACGGAAAAGCTGTGCCCGATGATCGCGGCAATCAGACCGATGACGGCGAGACGAATTTCACCCAGAATCAGGACCGGCCAACCGGCGGCGACGAGGCCCTTGAACGCGTCGAGGGCAAAAACTGTGTTGCCCCACTTCGCCCCGAGAATGCGTTTCACATTTGTCGCTCCGGGGTTGCCGCTCCCCTGCGTAAAAATGTCCACGCCCTGCCGCTTCGATAGGATCACCGCAAAGCTGATCGAACCGATCAGATAGCCGGCAATGCTGACGACGATGATTTCTAAGGTGGACATATTATTCAGAAGACCGAGGCACGAAGTCAGAAGCCGGAAAGTTTACGTCGGCCAGATTCAGTTCCCCATGGATTAAGCGGCTATTGAACGTACTTACAGTTTGATGACGCGGTATTTTTCGATCGCGTCGTGATCGGTAATCTTTTTCGCAGCTGCCTCGGAGGGCGCAGTATCCAATTCAAAAACAGAAACGGCAAATCCTTCCCCCTTGTCGCGGCTGAGCGACATGTTGGCAATATTGCAGCCATCCTCGCCGAGGGTCACCCCGATGAAGCCGACGATACCGGGCACGTCCTTGTTCTTGAGCACAAGCAGAGTAGCGTCAGTATTGACTTCGACCCCGTGGCCGTCGATCAACACGATACGTGGCAGTTGATTCTTACCCACGAGTGTCCCGGCGATGGTGCGTGTCTTGCCGCCTTTGCAAACGACCTGCACCTCGATCAATTCATTGAACTCATCGTGGTTGCGGTTCTTGATCTCTTCGCAATCGATCCCGAGGCGCTCGATTTTCTTGGGCGCATTGACGTTATTCACGTTGTCCGAGATCTCGCGGAGATAACCGCGCTGCACCGCATTGGTCAGCGGTAAGGTATCGAGTTCAACCATCTTGCCGTAGTAGCGGATACTGACCTTCTCCACACCTTCAGGAGCGAGTTGTTGTGAGAAGGTGCCGATTTTTTCGCCCAGCGTCATGTAGGGCGCCAGTTTCTCCAGAACCTTGGGATCAACAGAAGGCATGTTCAGGGCATTGATTACTATACCACCCTTCAAAGTATCGATCATCTGCTTGGCCACGTCGATACCAACATTTTCCTGAGCCTCTTTGGTCGAGGCCCCGAGGTGTGGTGTCAGAACCAGATTTTTGATGCTGCGCAGCGGACTGTCTTCCGCGGGCGGCTCGTCTTCGTAAACATCGAGGCCGGCGGCGGCGACTTTACCCGAGTTAAGTGCCTCAATCAGGGCAGCCTCCTCGATGATGCCACCACGCGCACAGTTAAAGACGCGAACCCCGTCCTTCA
This region includes:
- the plsY gene encoding glycerol-3-phosphate 1-O-acyltransferase PlsY; this translates as MSTLEIIVVSIAGYLIGSISFAVILSKRQGVDIFTQGSGNPGATNVKRILGAKWGNTVFALDAFKGLVAAGWPVLILGEIRLAVIGLIAAIIGHSFSVFLKFRGGKGVATTMGGLLAIMPLSLLIGLLVWVVAFYLTKFVALASILFAFSLPISALNLYGSADPRFTLSLMLCILIFFRHRSNVRRLLQGKENSFKK
- a CDS encoding homoserine dehydrogenase, which produces MSEKRKIRIGLLGFGIVGQGVWKNIERNREALEYRLGAELVISDIMVKDLARKREVEVSESLLTTDAARVVDNPEIDIVCELMGGTKEALDLTRRALERGKIVVSANKALICEHGEELFRIARENGAHYFFEASVAGGIPIIKTIREALVANRFSLIYGILNGTSNYILTRMEREGISFEETLVDARRLGYVEADEALDLDGIDAAHKTVILTYLAHGKWVKLEDIICEGIRKITTDDIEIAGQLGFKIKLLAVIKRDFEANQLSVRLHPALIAKKEVIAGVDGVYNGVSVTGDVVGTTFLIGRGAGQDATSSSVISDISDAVFMLRGAPPQAISKEDEELYAQLAEGLELSKAEDLKGCYYVRISVRDEEGVLAKVTDIMAREHISISSVNQKEFGDGMATVMVTTHKISEAAMQSAKEALAAEGAVVGQPVSFRIFKPEEG
- the serA gene encoding phosphoglycerate dehydrogenase yields the protein MKVLIADRISPIGVDLFKAEDGFDVVEAYGSSPEQILDLVKDVDAIAVRSDTKVTADVIAAAPKLKVVGRAGVGVDNIDIEAATDNGVIVMNTPTGNTIATAELTFTHLLAGTRPIVQACATMRDGGWGRKDYTGSELNQKTLGVLGMGRIGAEVAKRAQAFQMEVLAYDPYLTESRANNLGVKLATLDEVIEQADYITVHMPLTAETKHMLNADAFGRMKDGVRVFNCARGGIIEEAALIEALNSGKVAAAGLDVYEDEPPAEDSPLRSIKNLVLTPHLGASTKEAQENVGIDVAKQMIDTLKGGIVINALNMPSVDPKVLEKLAPYMTLGEKIGTFSQQLAPEGVEKVSIRYYGKMVELDTLPLTNAVQRGYLREISDNVNNVNAPKKIERLGIDCEEIKNRNHDEFNELIEVQVVCKGGKTRTIAGTLVGKNQLPRIVLIDGHGVEVNTDATLLVLKNKDVPGIVGFIGVTLGEDGCNIANMSLSRDKGEGFAVSVFELDTAPSEAAAKKITDHDAIEKYRVIKL